Proteins from one Helicobacteraceae bacterium genomic window:
- a CDS encoding cytochrome c, with protein sequence MRLFIGLLAAAALFGDEPFITTKEYGEAIYKRYETLSCADCHGESAEGKTLAYYERKRKLEAIYAPKLRNLRGDELKKGISKHGFGPSYYLSDDEFKALAAYLKDD encoded by the coding sequence ATGCGTCTGTTTATAGGTTTGCTCGCCGCCGCCGCTTTATTTGGCGACGAGCCGTTTATTACGACTAAGGAGTATGGCGAAGCTATATACAAACGATACGAAACCCTTTCGTGCGCCGACTGCCACGGAGAGAGCGCGGAGGGCAAAACGCTGGCTTATTACGAGCGAAAACGCAAATTAGAGGCGATCTACGCGCCGAAACTGCGCAATTTAAGAGGCGACGAGCTAAAAAAAGGAATATCCAAACACGGCTTTGGACCGTCGTATTATTTGAGCGACGACGAGTTTAAGGCTTTAGCCGCGTATCTAAAGGACGATTAA
- the folD gene encoding bifunctional methylenetetrahydrofolate dehydrogenase/methenyltetrahydrofolate cyclohydrolase FolD: protein MQLLDGKKLSAQIKEDLKKETLRLKETRGIIPGLAVILVGSDAASELYVRMKAKACEEVGVYSVVHAMPENLKLQEIIDTIKMMNANPFLDGILIQLPLPRHIDASELLEKIAIEKDVDGFHPHNFGRLFTGLDSFAPCTPIGVMKLLEANGIEVKGLNACVVGASNIVGRPMAALLLNAGATVDVCHIFTSDLAEHTKRADLLVVGVGKANLITADMVKEGAIVADIGINRIDGKTRGDVAFEEVAPKTSWITPTPGGVGPMTIAMLLSNTIKAAKRRKIQ, encoded by the coding sequence ATGCAATTACTCGACGGCAAGAAACTATCGGCGCAAATCAAAGAAGATTTAAAAAAAGAGACTCTCCGCCTCAAAGAAACGCGAGGAATTATACCCGGCTTGGCGGTAATTCTGGTAGGCTCCGACGCGGCAAGCGAGTTGTATGTGCGAATGAAAGCTAAGGCGTGCGAGGAGGTCGGGGTGTATTCGGTCGTTCACGCAATGCCGGAAAACCTCAAACTTCAAGAGATTATCGACACGATCAAGATGATGAACGCCAATCCGTTTTTAGACGGCATTCTTATACAACTTCCGTTGCCGCGACATATCGACGCGAGCGAACTGTTGGAGAAAATCGCGATTGAAAAAGACGTGGACGGGTTCCACCCGCACAATTTTGGACGGCTTTTTACGGGGCTGGATAGCTTCGCGCCATGCACGCCGATCGGCGTTATGAAATTGCTGGAGGCTAACGGCATAGAGGTCAAAGGATTAAACGCCTGCGTGGTGGGCGCGAGCAATATCGTCGGCAGACCTATGGCGGCGTTGTTGTTAAACGCCGGAGCTACGGTAGACGTCTGTCATATCTTTACTAGCGATCTAGCCGAACATACGAAAAGAGCCGATCTTCTCGTAGTCGGCGTTGGCAAAGCCAATCTTATAACCGCCGATATGGTAAAAGAGGGCGCGATCGTAGCGGATATAGGCATCAATAGAATAGACGGCAAAACGCGCGGCGACGTCGCCTTTGAGGAAGTCGCGCCTAAAACCTCGTGGATCACTCCTACGCCGGGCGGCGTGGGACCAATGACGATCGCTATGTTATTATCAAACACGATCAAAGCCGCCAAACGGCGCAAGATTCAATAA
- a CDS encoding DNA-protecting protein DprA, with the protein MIYSDNAINILAATTYKNIGNAWIIKNLKDRKSIDAIAFLLSKDAKENYCVTREDFENKRQQIINEIEKLKEFADGVVAIGDSAFPPCRGNAKNSEQPVVIFYRGNIRLLMAENRNVAVIGLLNPDNDIKAIEEETVAELVKNDVTIISGLALGCDSIAHRQAMRSNGKTVAILPSPLNNILPASNIELADRIVKNNGLLITEYYKDAKSSMELRGRYQQRDRLQALFSDGVVLSASYAKNDQGNDSGSRLAMEYALKYSIPRAVIYNRVTDVDNPKYELNRQLIKEHKDITIIEKNNLRLSVEKIIFNRPDAVNNWQVNKAGYNRRQLSLNFGDVY; encoded by the coding sequence ATGATCTATTCGGATAACGCAATCAATATTTTGGCGGCAACGACCTACAAAAACATCGGCAACGCATGGATAATTAAAAATCTGAAAGATCGCAAGTCTATAGACGCTATTGCGTTTTTGTTAAGTAAAGACGCTAAAGAAAATTACTGCGTAACGCGCGAGGACTTTGAAAACAAACGCCAACAAATAATCAATGAAATAGAAAAGTTAAAAGAGTTTGCGGACGGAGTCGTCGCGATCGGCGACAGCGCTTTTCCGCCCTGTCGGGGAAACGCGAAAAATAGCGAACAGCCCGTAGTTATTTTTTATCGCGGTAATATACGCCTGTTAATGGCGGAAAATAGAAATGTAGCCGTAATTGGCTTGCTCAATCCAGATAACGATATAAAAGCGATTGAAGAAGAGACTGTCGCAGAATTAGTAAAAAACGACGTTACGATAATCAGCGGGTTAGCTTTAGGTTGCGACTCGATAGCGCACAGGCAAGCTATGCGCTCAAACGGAAAAACGGTCGCGATTCTTCCAAGTCCGTTAAACAATATTTTGCCAGCGTCAAATATAGAGTTGGCGGATAGAATCGTTAAAAATAACGGATTGTTAATAACCGAATATTATAAGGACGCTAAATCCAGCATGGAATTGCGCGGCAGGTATCAACAACGAGACAGACTGCAAGCTCTATTTAGCGATGGCGTCGTATTATCGGCAAGTTACGCCAAAAATGATCAAGGCAACGATAGCGGATCAAGGCTTGCAATGGAATATGCCTTAAAATACTCTATTCCAAGAGCCGTTATATATAATCGAGTTACAGACGTCGATAACCCGAAATACGAACTGAATAGACAATTGATAAAAGAACATAAAGATATAACGATAATCGAAAAAAACAACTTGCGTTTGTCCGTTGAAAAAATTATATTTAATAGACCTGATGCAGTAAATAATTGGCAGGTGAATAAAGCGGGCTACAATCGACGACAGCTATCGCTTAATTTTGGCGACGTATATTAA
- a CDS encoding histidinol-phosphatase, whose protein sequence is MIIDLHNHTPRCNHAKGSMEEFVLEAIKQKVKIFGFSDHAPLNWDDKHRMDADEMEAYENEFFTLKAKYADQITLLLGYEADYLPTKTIERVFEREVDYLIGSVHFVDLWGFDDPESVFDAFGSDEFSKRGLDEVWRSYFAAIADMAASGRFNIVGHLDLIKIFGHYEGKKSDDAVEKALAAIKEADMAIEINASGWRKPVNEQYPSIEILKLAYSLNIPITFGSDAHAVDHIGYKRAAAYELARSVGYKEAAVFKDKKKQMMKI, encoded by the coding sequence GTGATCATCGATTTACACAATCACACGCCGCGTTGCAACCACGCCAAAGGAAGCATGGAAGAGTTCGTTTTGGAGGCGATCAAGCAAAAAGTCAAAATTTTCGGCTTTAGCGATCACGCGCCGCTAAATTGGGACGATAAACACCGAATGGACGCGGACGAAATGGAGGCTTACGAAAACGAGTTTTTCACGCTGAAAGCAAAATACGCCGATCAAATAACGCTGCTGTTGGGCTACGAGGCGGACTATCTGCCGACGAAAACAATCGAGCGGGTTTTTGAGCGCGAAGTCGATTACCTGATCGGTTCGGTGCATTTTGTCGATCTGTGGGGTTTCGACGACCCCGAAAGCGTTTTTGACGCGTTCGGATCGGACGAGTTCAGCAAGCGCGGGCTAGACGAGGTGTGGCGCTCGTATTTCGCCGCGATCGCGGATATGGCGGCAAGCGGGCGGTTTAACATAGTAGGGCATTTGGACTTGATCAAAATTTTTGGGCATTACGAGGGCAAAAAATCCGACGACGCGGTTGAGAAGGCGCTAGCGGCGATCAAAGAGGCGGATATGGCGATTGAGATTAACGCTTCAGGTTGGCGTAAGCCTGTAAATGAGCAGTATCCGTCGATAGAAATCTTAAAACTAGCTTATTCGCTAAATATACCAATCACCTTTGGTAGCGACGCGCACGCGGTCGATCATATCGGATACAAACGCGCGGCGGCTTACGAGCTGGCGCGATCGGTCGGCTACAAAGAGGCGGCGGTTTTTAAGGACAAAAAAAAGCAAATGATGAAAATATAG
- a CDS encoding chemotaxis protein, with product MTQEELDSLMNEDLSGATESDQTQDATETSYEELNYRPKAGVVWPPPPPSAEHRVVHQLDDVAREGEEKSSQIFDILEAIGLDASETENLAKGCGEALTRFASVFERLQLRFPQVQTFAAQLELCGDLQKRIDRITQIAQKTNDQVMVAMDVMQFQDIHRQKIERVINVMRALSRYMNSLFDTKVADEKRVSSAVHISGDATDDVVDEEDIEALIAAFGGKK from the coding sequence ATGACGCAAGAAGAACTTGATTCGCTTATGAACGAGGATTTAAGCGGCGCGACCGAATCGGATCAAACGCAAGATGCGACGGAAACCTCGTATGAAGAGTTAAATTACCGACCCAAAGCGGGCGTTGTGTGGCCTCCCCCGCCGCCTTCGGCGGAACACCGCGTGGTGCATCAGCTTGACGACGTGGCGCGCGAGGGCGAAGAGAAGTCCAGCCAGATATTTGATATTTTAGAGGCTATCGGTTTGGACGCGTCGGAGACGGAAAACCTCGCGAAGGGGTGCGGCGAAGCGCTTACGCGGTTCGCCTCCGTCTTCGAGCGGCTACAACTACGTTTTCCGCAGGTTCAAACCTTTGCGGCGCAACTTGAGCTGTGCGGCGACTTGCAAAAACGAATCGATCGGATAACGCAGATCGCTCAAAAAACCAACGATCAGGTAATGGTCGCTATGGACGTAATGCAGTTTCAGGATATTCACCGCCAGAAAATCGAGCGGGTTATCAATGTAATGCGCGCGCTTTCGCGCTATATGAACTCGTTGTTTGATACTAAAGTCGCGGATGAAAAACGCGTCAGCTCCGCCGTGCATATTTCGGGCGACGCGACCGACGACGTAGTGGATGAAGAGGATATAGAGGCGTTGATCGCCGCTTTCGGCGGAAAGAAATAA
- a CDS encoding NAD(+)/NADH kinase: MRPNSPQLRDYFLELRLFLDSLGVETLIGEECAKMIGLNGVDDYALYSRSDFLISIGGDGTLIALARNSFKYEKPILGVNMGTLGFLTDVQSSEIKGAIERILKHDYEIEKRMIIQINAEIDGKKQVLHAINDLVIRHQKMRMIHIDLIVDGALANTYNGDALIVATPTGATGYNLSAGGPIVYPYAKNFIFTPICPHSLNQRSLVLPTNFDIELRIKEKEGVMIIDGQDMTPITLRDRVAISMSDSFVKMICRPERNFFSAIRAKLNWGELNNY; encoded by the coding sequence TTGAGACCTAACTCGCCGCAGCTAAGAGATTACTTTCTTGAACTTAGGCTCTTTTTGGATTCTTTGGGCGTGGAAACGCTTATAGGCGAGGAGTGCGCGAAGATGATCGGGTTAAACGGCGTGGATGATTACGCGCTTTACAGCCGATCCGATTTTCTTATCAGCATAGGCGGCGACGGCACGCTGATCGCTCTAGCGCGCAACAGCTTCAAATACGAAAAACCGATTTTGGGCGTAAATATGGGAACGCTAGGTTTTTTGACCGACGTGCAGTCTAGCGAGATTAAAGGCGCTATCGAAAGAATTTTAAAGCACGATTACGAGATTGAAAAGCGCATGATTATCCAGATCAACGCGGAGATCGACGGCAAAAAGCAGGTTTTACACGCGATTAACGATCTGGTAATCCGCCATCAAAAGATGCGTATGATACATATCGATCTGATTGTGGACGGGGCGTTAGCCAATACTTATAACGGAGACGCGCTGATCGTCGCTACGCCTACGGGGGCGACGGGCTACAATCTGTCGGCGGGCGGTCCGATCGTGTATCCTTACGCTAAAAACTTTATTTTTACGCCGATCTGTCCGCACTCCTTGAATCAACGATCGCTTGTTCTGCCGACAAATTTTGATATAGAGCTACGCATTAAGGAAAAAGAGGGCGTAATGATTATCGACGGGCAAGATATGACGCCTATCACCCTGCGCGATCGCGTCGCGATCTCAATGAGCGACTCTTTTGTTAAGATGATCTGTCGTCCCGAACGTAACTTTTTCAGCGCGATACGCGCCAAATTAAACTGGGGCGAACTGAACAATTATTAG
- the rsmH gene encoding 16S rRNA (cytosine(1402)-N(4))-methyltransferase RsmH — translation MQRENGEVSRLRIGAANERQSPHTPVLTNEVFGLFGDLKDGVLVDCTLGYGGHAFEALSRYPKIAYIGIDRDQTALDYSAKRLKIFGDRFRAIRAEFADEIATIKEPIAGVLADLGVSSLQLDDGDRGFGFNSDCLDMRMDQSSRFSAIDVINGYEESELSRLFFEYGEEPRAKAIASLIIKKRPFYSAKALSGLIAANFSRGKIHSATRVFQAIRIEVNGELDQLGKLLDSLENIKPSGAVIAVISFHSLEDRMVKDRFKKWARECVCPPNALRCECGGNRRFGEVLTKKPITAKADELRSNPRSRSAKLRGFRFIANQNVR, via the coding sequence ATGCAGCGCGAAAACGGCGAAGTTTCGCGTTTGCGAATTGGCGCGGCAAACGAACGCCAAAGCCCGCATACTCCCGTTTTGACAAACGAGGTTTTCGGGCTTTTTGGCGATCTTAAAGACGGCGTTTTGGTAGATTGCACGCTCGGTTACGGCGGACACGCTTTTGAGGCGCTTTCGCGTTATCCAAAGATCGCGTATATCGGCATAGATCGCGATCAAACGGCGCTTGATTATTCCGCCAAGCGGCTTAAAATATTCGGCGATCGGTTCAGGGCGATCCGCGCCGAGTTTGCCGACGAGATAGCGACGATAAAAGAGCCGATCGCGGGCGTTTTAGCCGATTTAGGCGTTAGTTCCTTGCAACTTGACGACGGCGATCGCGGTTTTGGCTTCAATTCGGATTGTTTGGATATGCGCATGGATCAAAGCTCGCGTTTTAGCGCGATCGACGTTATAAACGGCTACGAGGAAAGCGAGTTAAGCCGCCTATTTTTTGAATACGGCGAGGAGCCGCGCGCTAAAGCTATAGCGTCGCTAATTATAAAAAAACGTCCGTTTTATAGCGCCAAAGCGCTATCGGGTTTGATCGCCGCTAACTTTTCGCGAGGCAAAATCCATAGCGCCACGCGGGTTTTTCAAGCGATCAGAATCGAGGTCAACGGCGAGTTAGATCAGCTTGGCAAACTGCTCGATAGCCTCGAAAATATAAAGCCAAGCGGCGCGGTTATAGCCGTTATCTCTTTTCATTCGCTAGAAGATCGCATGGTTAAAGATCGTTTCAAAAAATGGGCGCGCGAGTGCGTATGTCCGCCAAACGCGCTTCGTTGCGAGTGCGGCGGCAATCGCCGATTTGGAGAGGTTTTGACCAAAAAACCGATAACGGCGAAAGCGGACGAATTGCGTTCAAATCCTAGAAGCAGAAGCGCGAAACTGCGCGGTTTTAGGTTTATTGCAAATCAAAACGTCCGATAA
- the lepB gene encoding signal peptidase I, which translates to MSKIKTALIKLYRFSNSWTGTIVIVLLAIFFFAQAFAIPSGSMRSTLLEGDHLIVKKFVYGVPTPHIPWLEIAVLPDFDEDGHLIVGEGPKRGDVVVFRYPINPKLHYVKRCVALGGDGVMVRGETLYIRPNEGEAYIRANYAEDQIETFGDELWVKNPYKNEHKGVQYDQTLRARGALQPEMYAFGPITVPEGRYFMMGDNRDRSADSRYWGSVSYDLIVGSPWFSYFSWEPRSYESMVKEGIFQNEYEALTAVCGDIDPRSAKCKQKWDRERYKVRWDRIGLTLKGLENLL; encoded by the coding sequence ATGAGCAAAATAAAAACCGCGTTAATTAAGCTATACCGTTTTAGCAACTCTTGGACGGGAACAATAGTCATCGTGCTGCTTGCCATTTTCTTTTTCGCGCAGGCGTTCGCGATTCCAAGCGGCTCTATGAGAAGCACTCTACTAGAAGGCGATCACCTGATCGTTAAAAAGTTTGTTTACGGCGTTCCGACTCCGCATATTCCTTGGCTGGAGATCGCCGTTTTGCCCGATTTTGACGAAGACGGACATCTGATCGTAGGAGAAGGACCAAAGCGCGGAGACGTTGTGGTGTTCCGCTATCCGATAAATCCGAAATTGCATTATGTGAAGCGGTGCGTGGCGCTTGGCGGCGACGGCGTAATGGTGCGCGGCGAAACGCTATACATACGTCCAAACGAGGGCGAAGCGTATATTCGCGCCAATTACGCCGAAGATCAAATAGAGACGTTTGGCGACGAGCTATGGGTGAAAAACCCGTATAAAAACGAGCATAAAGGCGTTCAATACGACCAAACGTTGCGCGCGCGCGGAGCGCTTCAGCCGGAAATGTACGCCTTTGGTCCGATCACTGTGCCGGAGGGGCGCTACTTTATGATGGGCGATAACCGCGATCGTAGCGCCGATAGCCGTTATTGGGGTAGCGTGTCTTACGATCTAATCGTCGGTTCGCCGTGGTTTTCCTACTTTAGTTGGGAACCTAGAAGCTATGAAAGTATGGTGAAAGAGGGTATATTCCAAAACGAATACGAAGCTCTGACGGCAGTTTGCGGCGATATAGACCCAAGAAGCGCCAAATGTAAGCAAAAGTGGGATAGAGAGCGTTATAAAGTGCGCTGGGATCGCATTGGATTGACGCTTAAAGGGCTTGAAAATCTCTTATGA
- a CDS encoding tetratricopeptide repeat protein: MKLVKSAAIVCSLIAAIAATDTLSAHSHSMETTASGDSNDETDRLTRAIERNPKDAEAYVARGNIRRERGAYSSAIADYDQAIKLDPKNAKAYSARGVAHAQWGDYEKAIADFGETIKLDPKQKSAYNNRGFAYAYSGDYEKAIADFGETIKLEPSDGGAYNNRGNAYKDLGDLKNAESDAIKACELGVCNLARAMGLNKNVHSHH, encoded by the coding sequence ATGAAACTAGTTAAATCCGCGGCGATCGTCTGTTCGCTGATCGCGGCGATAGCCGCTACGGATACGCTCTCGGCTCATTCGCACTCTATGGAAACAACCGCAAGCGGCGATTCTAACGACGAAACAGATCGGCTTACGCGCGCGATCGAGCGCAATCCAAAAGACGCGGAGGCTTACGTCGCGCGCGGAAATATCCGCCGCGAGCGCGGCGCTTATTCCAGCGCGATCGCCGACTACGATCAGGCGATCAAACTCGATCCAAAAAACGCCAAAGCCTATAGCGCGCGAGGCGTAGCGCACGCGCAATGGGGCGACTACGAAAAGGCGATCGCCGATTTTGGCGAAACGATTAAACTCGATCCGAAACAGAAGAGCGCTTACAACAATCGCGGATTCGCATACGCATATTCGGGCGATTATGAAAAGGCGATCGCCGATTTTGGCGAAACGATTAAACTAGAGCCAAGCGACGGCGGCGCGTATAATAATCGCGGAAACGCCTATAAAGACCTAGGCGATCTAAAAAACGCCGAGTCGGACGCGATAAAGGCGTGCGAGCTTGGCGTATGCAATCTAGCGCGAGCGATGGGTTTAAACAAAAACGTTCATTCGCATCATTAA
- the glnA gene encoding type I glutamate--ammonia ligase, with protein sequence MSFSVKAEDFAKFQNVVKESKIEFVDFRFTDIKGVWHHVSFTSKSITKETFENGLPFDGSSIPNWQPINRSDMLLVPDAATVFVDPFTADPTAVVICDVWDIYKNQPYEHDPRSIAKKALAYLKSTGIGDAAYFGPENEFFVFDELFIRDDSNCQYYELDSEEGNWNSAKKFDDRPNTGHRPAVKGGYFPVQPVDSMVDLRAEMVKTLESVGLEININHHEVAVAQGEIGVKFASIVEAADNVQKLKYVVKNVAHLNGKTATFMPKPLYGDNGNGMHCHQSIWKNGKNVFAGDKYQQLSDEALNYIGGVLKHAQSIAAFSNASTNSYKRLIPGFEAPSILTYSAQNRSASCRIPYVSGASAKRAEFRFPDSSANPYLAFAAMLLAGIDGIKNKTNPGEPMEMDLFELSLDEIREKGIQQMPHTLREAIECMLADRGYLKEGGVFTEEFIQNYQHYKFQSEIWPWEARPHPYEFKTTYSC encoded by the coding sequence ATGAGTTTTTCGGTTAAGGCGGAGGATTTCGCCAAATTTCAGAACGTCGTAAAAGAGAGCAAGATCGAGTTTGTCGATTTTCGCTTCACCGATATTAAGGGCGTGTGGCACCATGTCTCTTTCACGAGCAAATCGATCACGAAAGAAACCTTTGAAAACGGGCTTCCGTTTGACGGCAGCTCGATTCCCAATTGGCAACCGATCAACCGATCGGATATGTTGCTAGTTCCCGACGCGGCGACGGTTTTTGTCGATCCGTTTACCGCCGATCCGACCGCCGTCGTTATCTGCGACGTGTGGGATATTTACAAAAATCAACCATACGAACACGATCCGCGCTCCATCGCAAAAAAGGCGCTGGCGTATCTCAAATCCACCGGCATAGGCGACGCGGCGTATTTCGGTCCCGAAAACGAGTTTTTCGTGTTTGACGAGTTGTTTATCCGCGACGATTCCAACTGTCAGTATTACGAGCTAGACAGCGAGGAGGGCAACTGGAACAGCGCCAAGAAGTTCGACGATCGCCCAAATACAGGTCATCGCCCCGCCGTCAAAGGCGGCTATTTCCCCGTTCAGCCCGTCGATAGCATGGTCGATCTGCGCGCCGAAATGGTCAAAACGCTTGAAAGCGTAGGGCTTGAAATCAATATCAACCACCACGAGGTCGCGGTCGCGCAGGGCGAGATCGGCGTGAAATTCGCCTCGATCGTAGAGGCGGCGGACAACGTGCAAAAGCTGAAATACGTCGTCAAAAACGTAGCGCACCTAAACGGCAAAACGGCTACTTTTATGCCCAAGCCGCTTTACGGCGACAACGGCAACGGCATGCACTGCCATCAATCAATCTGGAAGAACGGCAAAAACGTTTTCGCGGGCGATAAGTATCAGCAACTTAGCGACGAGGCGCTTAACTACATCGGCGGCGTTTTGAAGCACGCGCAGTCGATCGCGGCGTTTTCCAACGCCTCCACCAACAGCTACAAACGGCTAATTCCGGGCTTCGAGGCGCCGAGCATTCTCACCTATTCGGCGCAAAACCGCTCCGCCTCCTGCCGCATTCCATACGTAAGCGGCGCTAGCGCTAAACGCGCGGAGTTTCGTTTCCCCGATAGCTCCGCAAACCCGTATCTAGCCTTTGCCGCGATGTTGCTTGCGGGTATCGACGGCATTAAGAACAAAACCAACCCGGGCGAGCCTATGGAGATGGACCTTTTCGAGCTTTCGCTGGACGAAATTCGCGAAAAGGGCATTCAGCAAATGCCGCACACCCTGCGCGAGGCGATCGAGTGCATGCTCGCCGATCGCGGCTACCTGAAAGAGGGCGGCGTATTTACCGAAGAGTTTATCCAAAACTATCAGCACTACAAGTTCCAGTCCGAAATTTGGCCGTGGGAGGCAAGACCTCACCCATACGAGTTTAAGACGACTTACTCGTGCTAA
- the miaA gene encoding tRNA (adenosine(37)-N6)-dimethylallyltransferase MiaA yields the protein MKTLAIIGQSASGKSDLAHKIARKTNAALLSMDSLAAYKRIEIASAKPTKLERENLIYFGLDLVEPRDRFGADEFVAEFLRAKAFCEANDRDLIIVGGSGFYLSALTFGLSPIPKITPRIKAQVAQTLLDVRGAYALLKTIDPPYAEKIAPNDRYRIEKALLIALSSGKPPSEWFSLYPPKPILPDAKAAILTLAIEALRERVKHRTKQMLKNGLIGEIENLLKIAPRNAQPMRAIGVKETIDYIDGKITVGDLENLINIHTAQFAKRQRTYDKGRFKNAIALEARELETFAVNYLAR from the coding sequence GTGAAAACGCTGGCGATAATAGGGCAAAGCGCGTCGGGCAAGAGCGATCTGGCGCATAAAATAGCGCGTAAAACAAACGCCGCGCTACTCTCTATGGATTCGCTCGCGGCGTATAAAAGAATAGAGATCGCTTCGGCAAAGCCGACCAAGCTGGAGCGCGAAAATTTGATCTATTTTGGATTAGACCTTGTGGAGCCTCGCGATCGATTCGGCGCGGACGAGTTTGTCGCCGAGTTCTTACGCGCCAAAGCCTTTTGCGAAGCTAATGATCGCGATTTAATTATTGTGGGCGGCAGCGGTTTTTATCTTAGCGCTTTAACGTTCGGGCTTTCGCCGATTCCAAAAATAACGCCGCGGATCAAAGCGCAAGTAGCCCAAACGCTGCTGGACGTTCGCGGCGCCTACGCGCTATTGAAGACAATCGATCCTCCTTATGCGGAGAAGATTGCGCCAAACGATCGCTATCGTATTGAAAAGGCGCTTTTGATCGCGCTATCAAGCGGCAAGCCGCCTAGCGAGTGGTTTAGCCTATATCCGCCCAAGCCGATCTTGCCAGACGCGAAAGCGGCGATTTTAACGCTTGCGATCGAGGCTTTGCGCGAGCGCGTCAAACACAGAACTAAACAGATGCTAAAAAACGGGCTTATCGGCGAGATTGAAAACCTGCTTAAGATAGCGCCGCGAAACGCGCAACCTATGAGGGCGATCGGCGTAAAAGAGACGATTGATTATATCGACGGGAAAATAACCGTCGGCGATCTTGAAAATCTAATCAATATCCACACCGCGCAGTTTGCCAAGCGGCAGCGGACATACGACAAAGGGCGCTTCAAAAACGCGATCGCGCTTGAGGCGCGCGAGCTGGAAACTTTTGCCGTCAATTATCTTGCCCGATGA
- a CDS encoding PepSY domain-containing protein, producing FISSIFPLHSGDFFGVAGLVLYCVSSLAMALFAITGYMLYYERFVRERKRKKTQNALDNETLSSQVAVKSAANPTSDVLSEP from the coding sequence TTTATTAGCAGTATATTTCCGTTGCATAGCGGCGATTTCTTCGGGGTCGCAGGGCTCGTTCTATACTGCGTATCCTCTCTTGCTATGGCGCTGTTTGCCATAACGGGATATATGCTCTACTACGAGCGTTTTGTGCGCGAAAGAAAACGCAAGAAAACTCAAAACGCGCTAGACAATGAAACGCTAAGCTCTCAGGTTGCGGTCAAATCGGCGGCTAATCCGACAAGCGACGTTCTTTCGGAACCCTAA
- a CDS encoding site-2 protease family protein gives MSGFLDRFDPLNVLAMIGALLIAVIGHEIMHGLAAYMFGDSTAKNEGRLSLNPIKHIDPIGTIALPLLLVISGSGFLFGWAKPVPIDVYHVLKRGGNKAMIVVSLAGVAYNFALAFCAAILINVLFTGADEANFLFFLLFYLVTWNVVLAVFNLLPIPPLDGAIAIAHLAAIFGFNLARYFNRIGAWGLVVLIVVLATDLKKPLLGAMNAIISAMIG, from the coding sequence ATGAGCGGCTTTCTGGACAGGTTCGATCCGCTTAACGTTTTGGCGATGATCGGCGCGCTGTTGATCGCCGTGATCGGACACGAGATTATGCACGGCTTGGCGGCGTATATGTTTGGAGATTCGACCGCTAAAAACGAGGGGCGATTGAGCCTAAATCCGATCAAGCATATCGATCCGATCGGCACTATCGCTCTGCCGCTTTTACTTGTGATAAGCGGTTCTGGATTTCTATTCGGCTGGGCAAAACCCGTGCCGATCGACGTTTATCATGTTTTAAAGCGCGGCGGAAACAAGGCGATGATCGTCGTCTCGCTGGCGGGCGTGGCTTATAATTTTGCTCTGGCTTTTTGCGCGGCGATTTTAATTAACGTTCTATTTACGGGCGCGGACGAGGCGAATTTTCTATTTTTTTTGCTTTTTTATCTGGTTACGTGGAACGTGGTTTTGGCGGTTTTCAACCTGCTGCCGATCCCTCCGTTAGACGGCGCAATCGCGATCGCGCATTTGGCGGCGATATTCGGGTTTAACTTGGCGCGATATTTTAATCGTATCGGCGCTTGGGGTTTAGTCGTTTTAATCGTCGTATTGGCGACGGACTTAAAAAAACCGCTATTAGGCGCAATGAACGCGATCATAAGCGCGATGATAGGTTGA